The following are encoded in a window of Sinorhizobium sojae CCBAU 05684 genomic DNA:
- the ftsA gene encoding cell division protein FtsA: protein MNLFGSSSFGLPRLKPLSSKRSHVVSVLDIGSTKVVCMIGRLTPRAESQILPGRTHNIEIIGIGHQKSRGVKNGVIADLDAAESVVRLAVDAAERMAGLTIDSLIVNVSAGRLQSDVYTATIDLGGQEVDANDLRKVLAAAGQQSQRTDRAILHSLPTGFSLDGERGIRDPLAMFGDVLGVDMHVLTSERAALKNLELCVNRAHLSVEGMVATPYASGLAALVDDEVELGCAAIDMGGGTTTISVFAEGKLIHADAVSLGGHHVTTDLARGLSTRIEDAERLKVVHGSALANSADERDIVSVPPIGEDERDQPTHVPRELVSRIVRARIEETLELIRDRIQRSGFSPVVGKRIVLTGGASQLTGLPEAARRMLARNVRIGRPLGVSGLPAAAKGPAFSTAVGLMIYPQVADLETHASDGGVFSAFGGGNSRIARVGQWLKESF from the coding sequence ATGAACCTGTTCGGTTCCTCCAGTTTCGGTCTTCCGCGCCTGAAGCCGCTTTCCTCGAAGCGGTCTCATGTCGTCTCCGTGCTCGATATCGGTTCGACCAAGGTCGTCTGCATGATCGGCCGGCTGACGCCACGCGCCGAAAGCCAGATTCTTCCCGGCCGCACCCACAACATCGAAATCATCGGCATCGGCCATCAGAAGTCGCGCGGCGTCAAGAATGGCGTGATCGCCGATCTCGATGCTGCTGAAAGCGTCGTGCGGCTTGCGGTCGACGCCGCCGAGCGCATGGCGGGCCTGACGATCGACAGCCTGATCGTAAACGTTTCGGCCGGGCGCCTGCAGAGCGACGTCTATACCGCGACGATCGACCTCGGCGGCCAGGAAGTCGATGCCAACGACCTGCGGAAGGTGCTTGCCGCCGCGGGCCAGCAGTCCCAGCGCACGGACCGGGCGATCCTCCACTCGCTGCCGACCGGCTTCTCGTTGGACGGCGAGCGCGGCATTCGTGACCCGTTGGCGATGTTCGGGGACGTGCTCGGCGTCGACATGCATGTGCTGACGTCGGAGCGGGCGGCGCTAAAGAACCTGGAGCTCTGCGTCAACCGCGCGCATCTTTCGGTCGAAGGCATGGTCGCCACCCCCTATGCCAGCGGCTTGGCAGCACTTGTCGACGACGAGGTCGAACTCGGCTGTGCCGCAATCGACATGGGCGGCGGCACGACGACGATCTCCGTCTTCGCCGAAGGCAAGCTTATCCATGCGGATGCCGTCAGCCTCGGCGGGCATCACGTGACCACCGACCTCGCGCGCGGTCTTTCGACCCGCATCGAGGATGCGGAACGGCTCAAGGTCGTGCACGGCTCGGCGCTCGCCAACAGCGCCGACGAGCGCGATATCGTCTCGGTTCCGCCGATCGGCGAGGATGAGCGCGACCAGCCGACCCATGTCCCGCGTGAGCTCGTTTCCCGCATCGTGCGGGCCCGCATCGAGGAGACGCTGGAGCTTATCCGCGACCGCATTCAGCGCTCCGGCTTCAGCCCGGTCGTCGGCAAGCGGATCGTGCTGACGGGCGGTGCGAGCCAGCTGACCGGCCTGCCGGAGGCGGCTCGACGCATGCTGGCGCGCAATGTCCGCATCGGTCGGCCGCTCGGGGTTTCCGGTCTGCCGGCCGCAGCAAAGGGGCCGGCATTTTCCACGGCCGTCGGACTGATGATCTACCCGCAGGTTGCCGATCTCGAGACCCATGCCAGCGACGGCGGCGTGTTCTCGGCCTTCGGCGGCGGCAACAGCCGCATTGCCCGCGTGGGGCAATGGCTGAAGGAAAGCTTTTAG
- the ftsZ gene encoding cell division protein FtsZ, translating to MAINLQKPDITELKPRITVFGVGGGGGNAVNNMITAGLQGVDFVVANTDAQALTMTKAERIIQMGVAVTEGLGAGSQPEVGRAAAEECIDEIIDHLNGTHMCFVTAGMGGGTGTGAAPIVAQAARNKGILTVGVVTKPFQFEGGRRMRIADQGIADLQKSVDTLIVIPNQNLFRIANDKTTFADAFAMADQVLYSGVACITDLMVKEGLINLDFADVRSVMREMGRAMMGTGEASGEGRAMAAAEAAIANPLLDETSMKGAQGLLISITGGRDLTLFEVDEAATRIREEVDPDANIILGATFDEELEGLIRVSVVATGIDRAVAEGSGRSADFRPVAPKPIVRPSAAVPQPAVQQQPAPQPQPPLQQAAPQPAQPVDHIALAIREAEMERELDIATRAQVATPAQPAQEEAFRPQSKLFAGLAPVEAVPVARQVQPVQRPVDAPVQAQAQPQPQPVRQEPAAVVRQHAEPVRMPKVEDFPPVVKAEMERRTQPAPSLQEERGPMGLLNRITSSLGLRERDTQNVSADMTAAAPSAASQQRRPLSPEASLYAPRRGQLDDQGRVTPQMRAHDDDQLEIPAFLRRQSS from the coding sequence ATGGCCATCAACTTGCAGAAGCCGGACATTACCGAGCTGAAGCCCCGCATCACGGTCTTCGGCGTCGGCGGCGGCGGCGGCAACGCCGTCAACAACATGATCACCGCAGGCCTCCAGGGCGTCGATTTCGTCGTCGCCAACACGGATGCGCAGGCGCTCACCATGACCAAGGCGGAGCGGATCATCCAGATGGGTGTCGCCGTCACCGAGGGTCTCGGCGCCGGTTCTCAGCCGGAAGTCGGCCGGGCGGCCGCCGAGGAGTGCATCGATGAGATCATCGATCACCTGAACGGCACCCATATGTGCTTCGTCACCGCCGGCATGGGCGGCGGCACCGGCACGGGCGCGGCCCCGATCGTCGCCCAGGCGGCCCGCAACAAGGGTATCCTCACCGTCGGCGTCGTCACCAAGCCCTTCCAATTCGAAGGGGGGCGCCGCATGCGCATTGCCGACCAGGGCATCGCCGACCTGCAGAAGTCGGTCGACACGCTGATCGTCATCCCGAACCAGAACCTCTTCCGTATCGCCAATGACAAGACGACCTTCGCGGACGCCTTCGCCATGGCCGACCAGGTTCTCTATTCGGGCGTCGCCTGCATCACCGACCTGATGGTCAAGGAAGGCCTCATCAATCTCGACTTCGCCGACGTCCGCTCGGTGATGCGCGAGATGGGCCGCGCCATGATGGGCACGGGCGAAGCCTCCGGCGAGGGCCGCGCCATGGCCGCTGCCGAAGCCGCAATCGCCAACCCGCTGCTCGACGAGACCTCGATGAAGGGCGCTCAAGGGTTGCTCATTTCCATCACCGGCGGCCGCGACCTCACCCTCTTCGAGGTGGACGAAGCCGCGACGCGTATCCGCGAGGAAGTGGATCCGGACGCCAACATCATCCTCGGCGCGACCTTCGACGAAGAGCTTGAGGGCCTGATCCGAGTCTCGGTCGTCGCAACCGGTATCGATCGCGCGGTGGCGGAAGGTTCCGGCCGCTCTGCCGACTTTCGCCCGGTAGCGCCGAAGCCGATCGTTCGCCCGTCCGCCGCTGTTCCGCAGCCGGCGGTGCAGCAGCAGCCCGCGCCTCAACCGCAGCCGCCGCTTCAGCAGGCCGCGCCGCAGCCGGCACAGCCGGTCGATCACATCGCTCTGGCGATCCGTGAGGCCGAGATGGAACGCGAGCTGGATATCGCCACCCGCGCTCAGGTCGCAACCCCTGCGCAGCCGGCACAGGAAGAGGCCTTTCGTCCGCAGAGCAAACTCTTTGCCGGCCTCGCCCCGGTGGAAGCCGTTCCCGTAGCTCGCCAGGTTCAGCCGGTACAGCGGCCGGTCGATGCGCCCGTACAGGCCCAGGCTCAGCCGCAGCCGCAGCCGGTTCGCCAGGAACCGGCCGCCGTCGTGCGCCAGCATGCCGAGCCGGTCCGCATGCCGAAGGTCGAGGATTTTCCGCCGGTCGTAAAAGCCGAGATGGAACGCCGCACGCAGCCGGCGCCCTCGCTGCAGGAAGAGCGTGGCCCGATGGGGCTCCTTAACCGGATCACGAGCTCGCTCGGTCTGCGCGAAAGGGACACCCAAAACGTCTCTGCCGACATGACCGCAGCCGCGCCGAGCGCCGCCTCGCAGCAGCGCCGGCCGCTGTCGCCGGAGGCAAGCCTCTATGCGCCGCGGCGCGGCCAGCTCGACGATCAGGGCCGCGTCACGCCGCAGATGCGTGCGCACGACGACGATCAGCTCGAAATTCCGGCCTTCCTGCGCCGCCAGTCGAGCTGA
- the murB gene encoding UDP-N-acetylmuramate dehydrogenase: MKQVDGQKIIEALGNGVDAIRGRITPDAPMDRVTWFRAGGLAEVMFQPHDTDDLIAFLKLVPKDMPVMVVGVGSNLLVRDGGIPGVVIRLSAKGFGDLELVGENRIKAGAICPDKNIAAMALDHGIGGFYFYYGIPGSIGGALRMNAGANGGETSERLVEVHAVDRQGNKHVLTNADMGYSYRHSDAAKDLIFTHAIFEGYAEDKAKIRADMDAVRQHRETVQPIREKTGGSTFKNPEGHSAWKLIDEAGCRGVMIGNAQMSPLHCNFMINTGQASGYELEYLGETVRARVMEHSGVKLEWEIKRVGNFMPGYEIKEFLGRAVA; this comes from the coding sequence ATGAAGCAGGTTGACGGTCAGAAAATCATCGAGGCGCTCGGAAACGGCGTCGACGCAATCCGCGGCCGCATCACGCCCGATGCGCCCATGGACCGGGTGACCTGGTTTCGTGCGGGCGGTCTTGCCGAGGTTATGTTCCAGCCGCACGACACGGACGACCTCATCGCCTTCCTGAAGCTTGTCCCGAAGGATATGCCGGTGATGGTGGTCGGCGTCGGCTCGAACCTGCTCGTGCGCGACGGCGGCATTCCGGGCGTCGTCATCCGGCTCTCGGCCAAGGGCTTCGGCGATCTCGAACTCGTCGGCGAAAACCGGATCAAGGCCGGTGCGATCTGCCCGGACAAGAACATCGCCGCCATGGCGCTCGACCACGGCATCGGCGGCTTCTATTTCTACTACGGAATTCCCGGCTCGATCGGCGGCGCGCTGCGCATGAATGCCGGCGCCAATGGCGGCGAGACGAGCGAGCGGCTGGTCGAGGTCCATGCGGTCGACCGCCAGGGCAACAAGCATGTGCTGACCAATGCCGACATGGGCTATTCCTATCGCCATTCCGACGCGGCCAAGGATCTGATCTTCACGCATGCGATCTTCGAGGGCTATGCGGAGGACAAGGCGAAGATCCGCGCCGATATGGACGCGGTGCGCCAGCATCGCGAGACGGTGCAGCCGATCCGCGAGAAGACCGGCGGTTCGACCTTCAAGAATCCGGAGGGGCATTCCGCCTGGAAGCTGATCGACGAGGCCGGCTGCCGCGGCGTGATGATCGGCAACGCCCAGATGTCGCCGCTTCATTGCAATTTCATGATCAATACCGGTCAGGCAAGCGGCTACGAACTCGAATATCTCGGCGAGACCGTGCGCGCTCGCGTGATGGAGCATTCCGGCGTGAAGCTCGAATGGGAGATCAAGCGCGTCGGCAATTTCATGCCCGGCTACGAGATCAAGGAATTCCTCGGCCGCGCCGTCGCCTGA
- the ftsQ gene encoding cell division protein FtsQ, whose amino-acid sequence MLALRGNRGKRVRHPLGVSAEADGAFVLPRPLRKSVRLLVGLGTGRVRFPAHTGTFSAAAFLLATGLYGMSLGGHTQNFAQASTTAAGFAIEDVRVSGNEQTSEIDILQQLGLDGATSLVALDIAEARRLIGELPWVESVTVRKVYPGTIEVDLAERKAFGIWQHGSDLSLIERSGSVIAPLRDNKFAALPLFVGRDAETAAANFYDDFSRWPEFRARVKAFVRVAGRRWDLVLKNGIVVKLPEKGVARAMRVLADMEEGHQLLERDIAAVDLRLDDRTTIQLTPDAVARREVALKAREKMLKELEKQEKRI is encoded by the coding sequence GTGCTTGCGTTGAGGGGCAACAGGGGCAAAAGGGTTCGTCACCCGCTCGGCGTTTCGGCCGAAGCGGATGGCGCGTTCGTGTTGCCGCGTCCGCTGCGCAAAAGCGTACGCTTGCTCGTCGGGCTCGGTACGGGCCGCGTCCGTTTTCCTGCGCATACGGGGACCTTCTCCGCCGCCGCCTTCCTGCTGGCGACCGGCCTCTACGGCATGTCGCTCGGCGGTCACACGCAGAATTTCGCCCAGGCCTCGACGACCGCCGCAGGCTTTGCGATCGAGGATGTGCGCGTTTCCGGCAATGAGCAGACCTCGGAGATCGATATTCTCCAGCAGCTTGGGCTCGACGGGGCGACGTCGCTGGTCGCGCTCGACATCGCCGAGGCGCGCCGGCTGATCGGCGAACTGCCGTGGGTGGAGAGCGTCACCGTGCGCAAGGTCTATCCCGGCACGATCGAGGTGGACCTCGCGGAGCGCAAGGCCTTCGGTATCTGGCAGCACGGATCGGACCTTTCGCTCATCGAGCGCAGCGGCAGCGTCATTGCGCCTTTGCGCGACAACAAGTTCGCCGCGCTGCCGCTCTTTGTCGGCCGCGATGCCGAGACGGCGGCTGCCAACTTCTACGACGATTTTTCCCGTTGGCCGGAATTCCGCGCACGCGTGAAGGCATTCGTGCGTGTGGCGGGGCGGCGCTGGGATCTGGTCCTCAAGAACGGCATCGTCGTCAAGCTTCCCGAAAAAGGCGTTGCCCGGGCGATGAGGGTGCTCGCCGATATGGAAGAGGGGCATCAGCTTCTCGAGCGCGACATTGCCGCCGTCGATCTGCGGCTCGACGATCGGACGACCATTCAATTGACCCCGGATGCCGTGGCGCGCCGGGAAGTCGCGCTCAAGGCGAGGGAGAAGATGCTGAAGGAGCTGGAGAAACAGGAGAAGCGGATATGA
- the murG gene encoding undecaprenyldiphospho-muramoylpentapeptide beta-N-acetylglucosaminyltransferase, whose amino-acid sequence MGYDKGIVLLAAGGTGGHLFPAEALAHELKTGGYSVHLVTDSRAERYAGKFPADEIHVVPSATIGSKNPVKLARSLWKLWTGLRAARRLITRLKPRAVVGFGGYPTVPPLLAATQMGVPSLIHEQNAVMGRANRMLASRVQAVAGGFLQEGVGAFSMKTVTTGNPVRPAVLEAATSPYAASGDGLFHLVVFGGSQGAQFFSKAVPQAICRLDDGQRQRLKVTQQARPEDREGVISAYEKLGIRAEVSPFFSDMAARLASAHLVVCRSGASTVSELSAIGRPSILVPYPYALDHDQAANAATLAAKGGAQVIAQAELGAERFGKLLSDAMNNPEGLADMAAKARETGKPEAARLLASLVEAIASGSTVAKFKETRS is encoded by the coding sequence ATGGGCTACGACAAGGGCATCGTTCTTCTGGCCGCCGGCGGCACCGGCGGACATCTCTTTCCCGCGGAAGCGCTGGCGCATGAGCTGAAGACCGGCGGCTATTCCGTGCATCTGGTGACCGATAGCCGCGCCGAGCGCTACGCCGGCAAATTCCCGGCGGACGAGATCCATGTCGTGCCGTCCGCGACGATCGGCTCGAAGAATCCGGTCAAGCTGGCGCGGTCGCTTTGGAAGCTCTGGACGGGCTTGCGGGCCGCGCGGCGGCTGATTACGCGGCTCAAGCCGCGCGCCGTGGTCGGCTTCGGCGGCTATCCGACGGTGCCGCCGCTGCTCGCCGCGACCCAGATGGGTGTCCCCTCGCTAATCCACGAGCAGAACGCCGTCATGGGCCGCGCCAACCGAATGCTGGCTTCGCGGGTGCAGGCGGTTGCGGGCGGGTTCCTCCAGGAAGGCGTCGGAGCCTTTTCCATGAAGACCGTGACGACGGGGAACCCGGTTCGCCCGGCCGTACTGGAGGCGGCCACGTCCCCCTATGCGGCTTCCGGCGACGGGCTGTTCCATCTCGTCGTTTTCGGCGGCAGCCAGGGTGCGCAATTTTTCTCCAAAGCGGTGCCGCAGGCGATCTGCCGCCTCGACGACGGGCAGCGCCAACGGCTCAAGGTGACGCAGCAGGCGCGCCCGGAGGACCGGGAAGGGGTGATCTCCGCCTATGAGAAGCTTGGCATTCGGGCCGAGGTTTCCCCGTTCTTCTCGGACATGGCTGCGCGGCTCGCTTCGGCGCATCTCGTCGTCTGCCGCTCCGGCGCTTCGACCGTCTCCGAGCTTTCCGCCATCGGCCGGCCATCGATTCTCGTGCCCTATCCCTATGCGCTCGATCACGACCAGGCAGCGAACGCCGCGACCCTTGCGGCCAAGGGCGGGGCGCAGGTGATCGCGCAGGCGGAACTCGGCGCCGAGCGCTTCGGCAAGCTTCTCTCCGACGCGATGAACAATCCAGAGGGACTGGCCGACATGGCGGCAAAGGCCCGCGAGACAGGCAAGCCGGAGGCGGCGCGCTTGCTTGCATCCTTGGTAGAGGCTATTGCCAGCGGTTCGACAGTCGCGAAATTCAAGGAAACACGCTCATGA
- the lpxC gene encoding UDP-3-O-acyl-N-acetylglucosamine deacetylase, whose protein sequence is MGIELLGFQTTIASPVTLKGIGVHSGSEVEITFHPAEADAGIVFQRVLADGRVSEFKAVSSQVGNTDLCTVLGLSPATSIATIEHVMAAIYALGLDNLLIEVHGAEMPIMDGSSEPFIEAIEQSGIQALAVKRRYIRVLKPVRVESGASWSEFMPYDGMRFEVEIDFDCPLIGRQSWKGDLTPAVFKRELSRARTFGFMRDVERLWAGGFALGSSLENSVVISDDNTVINVEGLRYADEFVRHKTLDAVGDLSLAGAPFLGCYRSYRGGHKMNANALKALLSDPSAYEVVETASQRQRTRSRDMVAVAATGFAPWSA, encoded by the coding sequence ATGGGAATTGAACTGCTCGGGTTTCAGACGACGATTGCAAGCCCGGTAACTCTCAAGGGGATTGGCGTTCACTCGGGCTCCGAGGTGGAGATTACCTTCCATCCCGCCGAGGCCGATGCCGGCATCGTATTCCAGCGAGTGCTAGCGGACGGGCGTGTCAGCGAATTCAAGGCCGTTTCGTCGCAGGTGGGCAATACGGATCTTTGCACGGTTCTCGGCCTTTCGCCGGCGACCTCGATCGCGACCATCGAACACGTCATGGCGGCGATCTACGCGCTCGGCCTCGACAACCTGTTGATCGAGGTGCACGGCGCGGAAATGCCGATCATGGACGGCAGTTCGGAGCCTTTTATCGAGGCCATCGAGCAGTCCGGTATCCAGGCGCTTGCAGTGAAGCGCCGCTACATCCGCGTCCTGAAGCCGGTGCGCGTCGAATCGGGCGCCTCCTGGTCGGAGTTCATGCCCTATGACGGCATGCGCTTCGAGGTAGAGATCGACTTCGATTGTCCGCTGATCGGCCGCCAGTCCTGGAAGGGCGATCTCACCCCCGCGGTCTTTAAGCGGGAATTGTCGCGGGCGCGCACCTTCGGTTTCATGCGCGACGTCGAGCGGCTGTGGGCGGGCGGCTTTGCGCTCGGCTCGTCGCTTGAGAATTCAGTGGTGATCTCGGACGACAACACGGTCATCAATGTCGAGGGGCTTCGCTATGCGGACGAGTTCGTTCGCCATAAGACGCTCGACGCTGTCGGCGATCTTTCGCTGGCAGGCGCGCCGTTCCTCGGCTGCTACCGGTCCTATCGCGGCGGCCACAAGATGAACGCCAATGCCTTGAAGGCTCTGCTCAGCGATCCGAGCGCCTATGAAGTGGTGGAAACCGCGAGCCAGCGTCAGCGCACCCGCTCGCGCGACATGGTCGCGGTTGCCGCCACCGGCTTTGCACCCTGGTCGGCATAG
- the murC gene encoding UDP-N-acetylmuramate--L-alanine ligase, which produces MKMPRTIGLVHFIGIGGIGMSGIAEVLHNLGHRVQGSDQADNANVQRLREKGIEISIGHRAENLGDAEVVVVSTAIRQDNPELIAAREKFLPVVRRAEMLAELMRFRNAIAIGGTHGKTTTTSMVAALLDAGGLDPTVINGGIINAYGTNARMGAGDWMVVEADESDGTFLKLPADIAVVTNIDPEHLDHYGNFDAVRAAFRQFVENVPFYGFGVLCLDHPEVQGMVGKIEDRKIVTYGENPQADVRYHNIRMDGATSVFDVVIRRRRTGQVIELRDLRLPMPGRHNVSNATAAVAVAQRLGIKPKDIARGIASFGGVKRRFTLTGEWNGARIFDDYGHHPVEIKAVLRAARESCRGRVIAIHQPHRYSRLSSLFEDFSSCFNDADTILIAPVYAAGEEAIDGVSSEALVSSIKAAGHRDARYFSGPEALAPTVSKIAQSGDFVVLLGAGSITYWAAALPKELADISGNRA; this is translated from the coding sequence ATGAAAATGCCGAGGACGATCGGGCTCGTACACTTCATCGGTATCGGCGGCATCGGCATGAGCGGAATTGCCGAGGTGTTGCATAATCTCGGTCACCGCGTTCAAGGCTCCGACCAGGCCGACAACGCCAATGTCCAGCGCCTGCGCGAGAAGGGCATCGAGATCTCGATCGGCCACCGGGCCGAAAACCTCGGCGACGCCGAAGTGGTGGTCGTCTCGACAGCGATCCGCCAGGACAATCCGGAACTCATTGCCGCGCGCGAGAAATTTCTCCCGGTCGTGCGCCGCGCCGAGATGCTGGCTGAACTGATGCGCTTCCGCAATGCAATCGCGATCGGCGGCACGCATGGCAAGACGACGACGACCTCAATGGTGGCGGCGCTGCTTGACGCCGGCGGCCTCGATCCGACCGTGATCAATGGCGGCATCATCAATGCCTATGGCACGAATGCGCGTATGGGCGCGGGCGACTGGATGGTGGTCGAAGCGGATGAATCCGACGGCACGTTCCTGAAGCTTCCCGCCGACATCGCCGTCGTCACCAATATCGATCCGGAGCATCTCGACCACTACGGCAATTTCGATGCGGTGCGCGCCGCCTTCCGGCAATTCGTCGAGAACGTGCCTTTCTACGGCTTCGGCGTGCTCTGCCTCGATCATCCCGAGGTGCAGGGCATGGTCGGCAAAATCGAGGATCGCAAGATCGTCACCTATGGCGAGAACCCGCAGGCCGATGTGCGTTATCACAATATCCGCATGGACGGGGCGACTTCCGTTTTCGATGTCGTGATTCGCCGCCGCCGCACCGGCCAGGTTATCGAACTCAGGGACCTGCGCCTGCCCATGCCCGGCCGGCATAACGTCTCGAACGCTACGGCGGCCGTTGCCGTCGCCCAACGTCTCGGTATCAAGCCGAAGGATATCGCGCGCGGGATTGCCTCCTTCGGCGGCGTCAAGCGTCGCTTCACGCTGACCGGGGAGTGGAATGGGGCGCGCATCTTCGACGATTACGGCCACCATCCCGTGGAGATCAAAGCTGTCCTCAGGGCGGCGCGCGAGTCTTGCCGCGGCCGCGTCATCGCCATTCATCAGCCGCATCGCTACTCGCGGCTGTCGAGCCTCTTCGAAGACTTCTCCTCCTGTTTCAACGATGCCGATACGATCCTGATCGCGCCGGTCTATGCGGCGGGCGAGGAGGCGATCGACGGCGTAAGCTCCGAAGCGCTCGTCAGCAGCATCAAGGCTGCCGGTCATCGCGACGCGCGCTACTTCTCCGGCCCGGAAGCATTGGCGCCGACCGTCTCGAAGATTGCGCAATCGGGCGACTTTGTGGTTCTCTTGGGGGCAGGCAGCATTACCTATTGGGCCGCGGCCCTGCCCAAGGAACTCGCGGACATCTCAGGAAATCGAGCATGA
- a CDS encoding outer membrane protein assembly factor BamD — MVLAVSVEMRKAARVATVVLATFAGSSLITACQNDPDIDITKLTAETDPPEVLYNQGLANLNAGKTTEAARKFEAIDRQHPFSEYARKALVMNAFVAYRNGQYQEAINSSNRYLNLYPQSEDAAYAQYIQGLAYTKQIPAVTQDQKPAMKAIEAMQVVVDKYPESEYVDDAQAKIRFARDQLAGKEMQVGRYYLERKEYLAAISRFRVVVEQYSNTNQVEEALARLVEAYYAMGVTAEAQTAAAVLGHNYPDSKWYADSYKLLQSGGLEPRESGTSWIARAGKKLIGA; from the coding sequence ATGGTTCTTGCAGTTTCTGTTGAGATGAGAAAAGCAGCGCGCGTTGCCACGGTCGTCCTTGCGACCTTCGCCGGCAGCAGCCTGATCACCGCCTGCCAGAACGATCCCGACATCGATATCACCAAACTCACCGCCGAGACGGACCCGCCGGAAGTGCTCTACAACCAGGGTCTCGCCAACCTCAATGCCGGCAAGACCACCGAAGCGGCGCGCAAGTTCGAGGCCATCGACCGCCAGCATCCCTTCTCCGAGTATGCACGCAAGGCGCTGGTGATGAATGCCTTCGTCGCTTACCGCAACGGCCAGTACCAGGAGGCGATCAACTCCAGCAATCGCTATCTGAACCTTTATCCGCAGTCGGAAGACGCGGCCTATGCGCAATATATCCAGGGCCTCGCCTATACGAAACAGATTCCGGCGGTGACGCAGGACCAGAAACCTGCGATGAAGGCGATCGAAGCGATGCAGGTGGTCGTGGATAAATATCCCGAGTCCGAATATGTCGACGATGCGCAGGCAAAGATCCGTTTCGCCCGCGATCAGCTGGCCGGCAAGGAGATGCAGGTCGGCCGCTACTATCTCGAGCGCAAGGAATATCTTGCCGCCATTTCGCGCTTCCGCGTCGTCGTCGAGCAATATTCCAATACCAATCAGGTCGAGGAAGCGCTGGCGCGTCTCGTCGAGGCCTATTACGCCATGGGCGTGACGGCGGAGGCCCAGACGGCGGCGGCGGTTCTCGGACACAACTACCCGGACAGCAAGTGGTACGCCGATTCCTATAAGCTGCTGCAGTCGGGCGGTCTCGAACCGCGCGAAAGCGGCACGTCCTGGATCGCGCGCGCCGGCAAGAAGCTCATCGGCGCCTGA
- a CDS encoding D-alanine--D-alanine ligase, translating into MSGRHVAVLMGGFSSERPVSLSSGAACADALEAEGYRVARVDVGRDVAAVLAELRPDVAFNALHGPFGEDGTIQGILEYLEIPYTHSGVLASALAMDKAQAKHVAKAAGIPVAEALVMDRHAFGSDHPMKPPYVVKPVREGSSFGVVIVKEDQSHPPQVITSSDWRYGDRVMVERYVAGRELTCGVMGDMALGVTEIIPQGHAFYDYDSKYVKGGSRHVIPAEISPNIYQKIQTLALKAHQAIGCRGVSRSDFRFDDRGDGEGELIWLEINTQPGMTPTSLVPEMAQHAGLQFGEFLRWMVEDASCLR; encoded by the coding sequence ATGAGCGGCAGGCATGTTGCTGTCCTGATGGGTGGATTTTCCTCGGAGAGGCCCGTGAGCCTGTCTTCCGGGGCAGCTTGCGCGGACGCTCTGGAAGCCGAGGGTTATCGCGTTGCGCGCGTCGATGTCGGGCGCGATGTTGCGGCGGTACTTGCGGAACTTCGCCCGGATGTCGCCTTCAACGCGCTCCACGGCCCCTTCGGCGAGGACGGCACGATCCAGGGCATTCTGGAGTATCTGGAAATTCCCTATACGCATTCCGGCGTGCTCGCCTCCGCGCTCGCCATGGACAAGGCGCAGGCCAAGCATGTCGCCAAGGCTGCCGGCATACCCGTTGCCGAAGCGTTGGTGATGGATCGACATGCTTTCGGCAGCGATCATCCGATGAAGCCGCCCTACGTGGTCAAGCCGGTGCGCGAAGGCTCGAGCTTCGGCGTCGTCATCGTCAAGGAGGATCAGTCGCATCCGCCCCAGGTCATCACGTCGAGCGATTGGCGTTACGGCGACCGGGTCATGGTCGAGCGCTATGTCGCCGGGCGTGAACTCACTTGCGGCGTGATGGGCGACATGGCTCTCGGCGTTACTGAAATCATCCCGCAGGGTCACGCCTTTTACGACTATGATTCCAAATACGTAAAAGGTGGCTCAAGACACGTCATTCCCGCTGAGATTTCACCAAATATTTACCAAAAAATACAAACACTCGCATTGAAGGCGCATCAGGCAATCGGCTGCCGCGGCGTCAGTCGTTCCGACTTCCGTTTCGATGATCGTGGCGACGGCGAGGGCGAGCTTATCTGGCTGGAGATCAACACCCAGCCCGGCATGACTCCGACCTCCCTGGTGCCCGAAATGGCGCAGCATGCAGGCCTTCAGTTTGGCGAGTTTCTCAGGTGGATGGTGGAGGACGCATCGTGCTTGCGTTGA